The DNA sequence CCAGCACGCGCAGATCGGCATCACCGTCCCCGTCCGTTCCAACGCCCCCGGCGCACTGGTGATGTCGGTGCTGCCGGGCGGGCCGGCCGACCAGGCGGGCATCAAGAAGGGGCAGGTGATCACGAAGGTCGACGACCGGGTCGTCAGCGGCGGTGACGGGCTGATCGCGGCGGTCCGCTCCCACGCGCCCGGCGACAAGGTCACCGTCACGGTCACCGACGAGAACGGCGGGAATCCGCACACCGTCGACGTGACGCTCGGCCAAGCGGAGAACTGACCGGCCGGACAGGCCGCATCACCGACAATCGGAGCATCAGGAGCACAGCGACGTGATCATCATCGACAACGACACCGAGGCCAACGGATTCCGCCTGACCGACGACGGAATCGCCGCGACGGCACTGCTGGGCACTACGGTGGACCGTATGGACAGACTGAACACTCTCGCGGGGCGGGCGCTGATCGTCGTCGTCGACGACCGGACGGCCCACGGCGACGTCGAAGACGAGTCCGGCCCCCTGGTGGGCGAGCTGCTGCGGGAGGACGGTTTCCTCGTCGACGGGACCGTGGTCGTCGCCTCGGACGAGGTGGAGATCCGCAAGGCCCTCAACACCGCCGTGATCGGCGGCGTGGACCTGGTCGTGTCCGTCGGCGGCACCGGGGTGTCGCCGCGGGACGTGACGCCCGAGGTCACGATAGAGATCCTCGACCGCGAGATCCCGGGGATCGCCGAGGCACTGCGGTCCTCGGCGCTGTCCGCGGGCTCCATCGAGGGCGGCCTCTCGCGCGGCGTCGCGGGCATCTCCGGGAGCACGCTCGTGGTCAATCTGGCGGGGACCCGCGAATCGATCCGCGACGGGATGGCGACCCTCGCGCGCCTGGCCCGGCACGTGATCGGAGACCTTTCGCGTGTCGACGAGTAGCGATGCCGACGGCTGCGCCCCGGAGATGCTGCGGTCCGGTGACGATCCGGCGGCCGCGGCGGACCTGGCGCGTCGGCGCGCCGCCCGGCGCGCCAGGATCGACCGCATCTTCGGTGACAACCTGCCCGACGCCGGCGTCGACGAGGTCGCGCGGAACCGCGTGCGCGAGCGCGGTCGCGACGGCGCCGAGGACTGGCTGCGCAGCAATGTGCCGCCGCACCACGGCTGATCTGCCCGGCCTCTCCATCGCCCGGGTGCGGTGGTGC is a window from the Tomitella gaofuii genome containing:
- a CDS encoding MogA/MoaB family molybdenum cofactor biosynthesis protein, translated to MDRLNTLAGRALIVVVDDRTAHGDVEDESGPLVGELLREDGFLVDGTVVVASDEVEIRKALNTAVIGGVDLVVSVGGTGVSPRDVTPEVTIEILDREIPGIAEALRSSALSAGSIEGGLSRGVAGISGSTLVVNLAGTRESIRDGMATLARLARHVIGDLSRVDE